Proteins from a genomic interval of Bradyrhizobium sp. CCGB01:
- a CDS encoding universal stress protein, with translation MLSLASYPDSTPPQAVQVAVDLAASIGARVSAIACEIRIAVPGSFMSPAFLNVPALADAEAKKGRAQAEAALAAFQKLADDRAVFGERILERCHAPELPRLLVEYGRLRDLTIVPAEANELADQPTAEALIFESGRPVLMLPREPGKSFALDTVTVAWDFSRPAARAIGDAMPLLTKAKRVHIVTVANEKRIDTTRSGPELAKHLARHGVDVILETVDAQGRPIGEALEAATRVHDSDLLVMGAYGHSRLREFVLGGATRSMITRPPLPVLLSH, from the coding sequence TTGCTGAGCCTCGCGAGTTATCCTGACAGCACGCCGCCACAGGCTGTCCAGGTCGCCGTCGATCTTGCCGCCAGCATCGGCGCCAGGGTGTCGGCAATCGCCTGCGAGATCAGGATCGCCGTGCCGGGCAGCTTCATGTCGCCGGCATTCCTGAATGTGCCTGCGCTCGCCGACGCCGAAGCCAAGAAGGGACGTGCACAGGCGGAGGCCGCGCTCGCCGCATTCCAGAAGCTGGCGGATGACAGGGCGGTGTTTGGCGAGCGGATACTCGAGCGCTGCCATGCGCCGGAGCTTCCGCGGCTGCTGGTCGAATACGGCAGGCTCCGCGATCTCACCATCGTTCCCGCCGAGGCGAATGAACTTGCCGACCAGCCGACGGCGGAGGCGTTGATCTTCGAATCGGGCCGTCCTGTGCTGATGTTGCCGCGTGAGCCGGGAAAGTCGTTCGCACTCGATACCGTGACCGTGGCGTGGGATTTCAGCCGTCCGGCTGCACGCGCGATCGGCGATGCCATGCCGCTGCTGACAAAGGCAAAGCGTGTTCACATCGTCACCGTGGCCAACGAGAAGCGCATTGATACGACGCGCTCCGGTCCTGAGCTGGCGAAACATCTCGCCCGGCATGGAGTGGACGTGATCCTGGAGACCGTGGATGCTCAGGGCCGCCCCATCGGCGAGGCGTTGGAAGCCGCCACGCGCGTCCATGACAGCGACCTTCTGGTCATGGGCGCCTACGGGCA
- a CDS encoding GAF domain-containing protein: protein MTTPSNDVAGIDELKRQLRSAAAENAQLRGELAIARDRQSASAEILRTIAASPSDARPVFAAIASSSKRLLGGFSATVLQFIGDELHLVAFTPTSPEADEGLKAYFPRRIEDFPTFALVRDGKTIQFPDSEADGVPELNRNLARLRGFRSVLFMPLMNRGTPVGMISVTRAEPGAFAPDLVQLLQTFADQAVIAIENARLFNETRETLERQTVTADILKVMAASPSDVQPVFDAIAANANRLIGGFSTAVLRYVDGAAHLAAFTPTDPAGDRVLQSSFPVPFAQFPPYQLVANGAAAQLPDTEREPAARDIARARGYRSMLFTPLMSEGEAVGIIIATRRATGAFAEHHVRLLQTFADQAVIAVKNVSLFNATREALERQTATADILKVIAASPADVTPVFQAISDSAKALVGGHSSTVTRVIDGMLHLAAFTTDVEAGNEDLLSSFPAPLAASGIHSRVATSGDYAFRSDMQNEPDLTEAMRELARIRGYRSILVIPMLRDGVAIGTIGVTRPEAGPFPDKAISLLKTFADQAVIAVENTRLFNEVQDRTRELAKSLDDLRAAQDRLIQTEKLASLGQLTAGIAHEIKNPLNFVNNFASLSAELTDELNEVLVPAPLADDLRAEVDELTGLLKDNLEKVVQHGRRADSIVKNMLLHSREGGGEHRESDVNALVEESLNLAYHGARAEKPQFDVTLKRELDPAAGSAELFPQEITRVLLNLISNGFYAVSKRKADSRAGDYEPVVIAATRDRGDSIEIRIRDNGTGIPEDVRAKMFNPFFTTKPAGEGTGLGLSMSHDIIVKQHGGTIDVDTRPGEFTEFTILLPRRSSFSDGRG, encoded by the coding sequence ATGACCACCCCTTCCAACGACGTCGCCGGGATCGACGAGCTTAAGCGGCAATTGCGGTCGGCCGCGGCCGAGAACGCACAGCTGCGCGGCGAGCTTGCGATTGCAAGGGATCGCCAGAGCGCCAGCGCCGAGATCTTGCGCACCATCGCGGCCTCCCCGTCCGATGCGAGGCCGGTGTTCGCCGCGATCGCGTCCAGCTCCAAGCGCCTGCTCGGCGGCTTCTCGGCGACCGTGCTCCAGTTCATCGGCGACGAGCTGCACCTCGTCGCGTTCACGCCGACCAGCCCGGAAGCGGACGAAGGCCTGAAGGCCTACTTCCCGCGGCGGATCGAGGACTTTCCGACCTTCGCGCTGGTGCGCGACGGGAAGACGATCCAGTTTCCCGATAGCGAAGCGGACGGCGTCCCCGAGCTGAACCGCAATCTGGCCCGGCTGCGCGGCTTTCGCAGCGTGCTGTTCATGCCGCTGATGAACCGTGGCACTCCGGTCGGCATGATCAGCGTCACGCGCGCGGAGCCCGGTGCGTTTGCGCCCGATCTCGTGCAGTTGCTCCAGACTTTTGCCGACCAGGCCGTGATCGCGATCGAGAATGCGCGGCTGTTCAACGAGACACGCGAGACGCTGGAGCGGCAGACCGTCACCGCCGACATTTTGAAGGTGATGGCCGCCTCGCCGTCGGACGTGCAGCCGGTGTTCGACGCCATCGCCGCCAACGCCAACCGGCTGATCGGCGGCTTCTCCACCGCGGTGCTGCGCTATGTCGACGGCGCGGCGCATCTTGCGGCCTTCACGCCGACCGACCCGGCCGGCGATCGTGTGCTGCAGTCTTCGTTCCCGGTGCCCTTCGCGCAGTTCCCGCCCTACCAGCTCGTGGCCAATGGCGCGGCGGCGCAACTGCCCGACACCGAGCGCGAACCGGCGGCGCGCGACATCGCGCGTGCCCGCGGGTACCGCAGCATGCTGTTCACGCCCTTGATGAGCGAGGGCGAAGCCGTCGGAATCATCATCGCCACGCGGCGCGCGACGGGTGCGTTCGCCGAACATCATGTGCGGCTGCTACAGACCTTCGCCGACCAGGCTGTGATCGCGGTCAAGAATGTCAGCCTGTTCAACGCCACCAGGGAGGCGCTGGAACGTCAGACCGCGACCGCTGACATCCTCAAAGTGATCGCAGCCTCGCCGGCAGATGTCACGCCGGTGTTCCAGGCCATCTCCGACAGCGCCAAGGCGCTGGTCGGGGGACATTCCTCCACGGTCACCCGCGTCATCGACGGCATGCTGCATCTCGCCGCCTTCACCACCGACGTTGAGGCCGGCAATGAAGATCTGCTCAGCTCCTTTCCGGCGCCGCTTGCGGCATCAGGCATCCACAGCCGGGTCGCCACCAGCGGAGACTATGCATTCCGCAGCGACATGCAGAACGAGCCCGATCTGACCGAGGCCATGCGGGAACTAGCGCGAATCCGAGGCTATCGCAGCATCCTCGTGATCCCGATGCTGCGCGACGGCGTTGCGATCGGCACGATCGGCGTGACGCGGCCGGAGGCCGGCCCTTTCCCCGACAAGGCGATCAGCCTGCTCAAGACCTTTGCCGACCAGGCCGTGATCGCGGTCGAGAACACGCGCCTGTTCAACGAGGTGCAGGACCGCACGCGGGAGCTCGCCAAATCGCTCGACGATTTGCGCGCGGCGCAAGACCGGCTGATCCAGACCGAGAAGCTGGCCTCGCTCGGCCAGCTCACCGCCGGCATCGCGCACGAGATCAAGAACCCGCTCAACTTCGTCAACAATTTTGCCTCGCTCTCGGCCGAGCTGACCGACGAGCTGAACGAGGTGCTTGTGCCCGCCCCGCTCGCCGACGATCTGCGCGCGGAGGTCGACGAGCTGACGGGACTTCTGAAAGACAATCTTGAAAAGGTCGTGCAGCACGGCAGGCGCGCCGATTCCATCGTCAAGAACATGCTGCTGCATTCGCGCGAGGGCGGCGGCGAGCATCGGGAGAGCGACGTCAACGCGCTGGTCGAAGAGAGCCTCAACCTCGCCTATCACGGCGCGCGTGCCGAGAAGCCGCAGTTCGACGTGACGCTGAAGCGCGAGCTCGATCCGGCGGCAGGCTCGGCCGAATTGTTTCCGCAGGAGATCACGCGGGTGCTGCTGAACCTGATCTCGAACGGGTTTTACGCGGTGAGCAAGCGCAAGGCGGACAGTCGCGCCGGCGATTACGAGCCGGTGGTGATCGCCGCGACCCGCGATCGCGGCGACAGCATCGAGATCCGCATCCGCGACAACGGCACCGGCATTCCGGAAGACGTGAGGGCGAAGATGTTCAATCCATTCTTCACGACCAAGCCGGCCGGCGAAGGCACCGGTCTCGGGCTGTCGATGAGCCACGACATCATCGTGAAGCAGCACGGCGGCACGATCGACGTCGACACACGTCCAGGTGAGTTTACCGAGTTCACGATCCTGCTGCCGCGCAGGAGCAGTTTTTCAGACGGCAGAGGATAA
- a CDS encoding alpha/beta-hydrolase family protein, whose amino-acid sequence MNPARLIRRQLLSLSGIGLMLGALFFAAALTPTLIPRSYLTQGALAGGCFAIGYSAGVLWRRLWHYLELPEPSSRARSIANALAAVGCLLVVIVFLWRTAEWQNSIRAVMKMAPVETAHPFKVCAIALITFVVLLVLGRLFALVARLLAARTRRLVPRNVANVIGVLAAALLFWSIASNVLIRAAFNALDSSFRELDALQEPERPQPAAPDRTGSSASLVKWKELGRMGRRFVASGPTAAEIGTLTGGPAQNPVRVYVGLGSRDTAQARARLALDELKRQHGFDRKILIVITPTGTGWIDPAAMDTVEYLHHGDVASVAMQYSYLNSPLSLLFQPEYGAEASRALFAEIYGYWTSLPKDRRPKLYLHGLSLGAMNSEKSAELFETIGDPIAGALWSGAPFESRIWRWITANRNPGTPAWLPEFRDSRFVRFMNQNGPTVPADAPWGPMRVVYLQYASDAITFFAYRDAYQAPDWMTAPRGPDVSPELRWYPVVTMLQLALDMAVANGTPMGFGHVYAPEHYVDAWVAVTDVHDWSTEALARLKEQLAAKARKTNTGDDAYDDRGG is encoded by the coding sequence ATGAATCCAGCGCGGCTCATTCGGCGGCAATTGCTGTCGCTGTCCGGCATCGGCCTCATGCTTGGCGCGCTGTTCTTCGCGGCCGCGCTGACGCCGACGCTGATCCCGCGCAGCTATCTCACGCAAGGCGCCCTCGCCGGCGGCTGCTTTGCGATCGGCTATTCCGCCGGCGTCCTGTGGCGCCGGCTGTGGCACTATCTCGAGCTGCCCGAGCCCTCGTCGCGCGCAAGGTCAATTGCGAACGCGCTGGCGGCAGTCGGCTGCCTGCTCGTCGTCATCGTCTTTCTGTGGCGCACTGCCGAATGGCAGAACTCGATCCGTGCCGTCATGAAGATGGCACCGGTCGAGACCGCGCATCCGTTCAAGGTCTGCGCCATTGCCCTGATCACATTCGTCGTGCTGCTGGTGCTGGGGCGGCTGTTCGCGCTTGTCGCCCGCTTACTCGCCGCGCGCACACGACGCCTAGTTCCGCGGAATGTCGCGAACGTCATCGGCGTGCTCGCTGCTGCCCTGTTGTTCTGGTCGATCGCCAGCAACGTCCTGATCCGCGCGGCGTTCAACGCACTCGACTCCTCCTTCCGCGAGCTCGACGCCTTGCAAGAGCCTGAGCGGCCGCAACCGGCCGCCCCCGATCGAACAGGCAGTTCTGCGTCACTGGTGAAGTGGAAGGAGCTTGGCCGCATGGGGCGCCGATTCGTTGCGTCTGGCCCGACCGCAGCCGAGATCGGCACCCTTACGGGAGGGCCTGCGCAGAATCCCGTGCGCGTCTATGTCGGCCTCGGCAGCCGCGACACCGCGCAAGCGCGCGCCAGGCTTGCGCTCGACGAGCTCAAACGCCAGCACGGCTTCGACCGCAAAATCCTGATCGTCATCACACCGACCGGCACCGGCTGGATCGATCCGGCCGCGATGGACACGGTCGAGTACCTCCACCATGGCGATGTCGCGAGCGTCGCGATGCAGTACTCCTATCTCAACAGCCCGCTGTCGCTGCTGTTTCAGCCCGAATACGGTGCGGAGGCGTCGCGCGCGCTGTTCGCGGAGATCTACGGCTACTGGACGAGCCTGCCGAAGGACAGGCGGCCGAAGCTGTATTTGCACGGACTGAGCCTCGGCGCCATGAACTCGGAGAAATCCGCGGAGCTGTTCGAGACGATCGGCGATCCCATTGCCGGCGCGCTGTGGAGCGGGGCCCCATTCGAGAGCCGCATCTGGCGCTGGATCACCGCGAACCGCAATCCGGGCACGCCGGCCTGGCTGCCGGAATTCCGCGACAGCCGCTTCGTGCGCTTCATGAACCAGAACGGGCCGACGGTGCCGGCCGATGCGCCCTGGGGTCCGATGCGCGTCGTCTATCTGCAGTACGCCAGCGACGCGATCACGTTCTTTGCCTACCGCGACGCCTATCAGGCCCCGGACTGGATGACGGCGCCGCGCGGGCCGGACGTGTCACCGGAGCTGCGATGGTATCCTGTCGTGACGATGCTGCAGCTCGCCCTCGACATGGCGGTCGCGAACGGCACGCCGATGGGCTTCGGCCATGTCTATGCGCCCGAGCATTACGTCGATGCCTGGGTCGCGGTCACCGATGTCCATGACTGGTCCACCGAGGCGCTGGCGCGGCTCAAGGAGCAGCTTGCGGCGAAGGCGCGGAAGACGAATACCGGAGACGACGCCTACGACGATCGCGGCGGCTAG